A single Streptomyces sannanensis DNA region contains:
- a CDS encoding XdhC/CoxI family protein codes for MREILPALSRWYAAGEPFGLATVVAVSRSAPRGPGAAMAVGPGEEVVGSVSGGCVEGTVFDLAKEVIADGEARLQTFGYSDEDAFAAGLTCGGEITLLVRSVSPATDAGFGAVAESVAGHRPVTVATVTDGPAPRGAALAVWPDAVSGSLGSAGLDAAVVADARGELAQGATVLRHYGPRGERREDAVSVFLQSFAPPPRMLVFGAIDYAAAVARIGDFLGYRVTVCDARPVFATPKRFPEAVEVVVDWPHRYLQRTEIDSRTVICVLTHDPKFDVPLLEEALRRPAAYIGAMGSRRTHEDRTKRLRAAGLDDEQLARVRSPIGLDLGARTPEEVAVSVAAEIIALRWGGSGTPLTATAGVIHPAGPAPV; via the coding sequence ATGCGTGAGATCCTGCCGGCGCTGAGTCGGTGGTACGCGGCCGGCGAGCCGTTCGGGCTGGCCACGGTCGTCGCGGTGAGCCGAAGCGCGCCGCGGGGACCCGGCGCGGCGATGGCAGTGGGCCCGGGCGAGGAGGTCGTCGGCAGTGTCTCCGGCGGTTGTGTGGAGGGCACGGTGTTCGACCTCGCGAAGGAGGTCATCGCCGACGGGGAGGCGCGGTTGCAGACCTTCGGGTACAGCGACGAGGACGCGTTCGCCGCTGGTCTGACCTGCGGCGGGGAGATCACACTGCTCGTACGGTCCGTGTCGCCGGCCACCGATGCGGGCTTCGGTGCCGTCGCCGAGTCGGTCGCCGGGCACCGTCCGGTGACGGTGGCGACGGTGACCGACGGCCCGGCACCGCGCGGAGCCGCGCTGGCCGTGTGGCCGGACGCGGTGTCCGGTTCGCTGGGGTCGGCCGGTCTGGACGCGGCGGTCGTCGCCGACGCGCGGGGCGAGCTCGCGCAGGGCGCGACCGTGCTGCGGCACTACGGTCCGCGGGGGGAGCGCCGGGAGGACGCCGTCAGCGTGTTCCTGCAGTCGTTCGCGCCGCCCCCGAGGATGCTGGTCTTCGGGGCGATCGACTACGCCGCCGCGGTCGCCCGGATCGGTGACTTTCTCGGCTACCGGGTGACGGTGTGCGATGCCCGGCCGGTGTTCGCCACGCCCAAGCGATTCCCCGAGGCCGTGGAGGTCGTGGTCGACTGGCCGCACCGGTATCTGCAGCGCACCGAGATCGATTCCCGCACGGTGATCTGTGTGCTGACGCATGACCCGAAGTTCGATGTGCCGCTGCTGGAGGAGGCTCTGCGCCGCCCGGCCGCCTACATCGGGGCGATGGGCAGCCGCCGTACGCACGAGGACCGTACGAAACGGCTGCGGGCGGCCGGGCTGGACGACGAGCAGCTGGCCCGGGTGCGCTCACCGATCGGGCTCGACCTCGGGGCCCGTACGCCGGAGGAGGTCGCCGTGTCGGTGGCGGCGGAGATCATCGCCCTGCGCTGGGGCGGCAGCGGCACACCGCTGACCGCGACGGCAGGTGTGATCCACCCAGCGGGGCCGGCGCCGGTGTGA
- a CDS encoding alpha/beta hydrolase — protein MTEFLDIDGGRLAYDVTGEGPLIVLAHGMGDNRGAYRDMAVRLAEAGFRVAAMDMRGNGASSTGWTSYTRTDVAADLLALIRHLGGPAVIVGHSFSGGAATIAAAQGPELVSAIVEISPFTRAQKIDLGALVSHARYRKGMTLLMGTGLLRSVGLWKRYLDHAYPDVKPAGFAAHVAALDADLRRPGRMAVVSKMGMSAPTDAGAALAGIQCPALIIEGSLDPDWADPRAEGEGILAEMPAGLGRLEMIEGAGHYAHAQFPAEATAAILAFLKVGAHG, from the coding sequence ATGACCGAATTCCTGGACATCGACGGCGGACGGCTCGCGTACGACGTGACCGGCGAGGGCCCGCTGATCGTGCTGGCCCACGGCATGGGCGACAACAGGGGGGCATACCGCGACATGGCCGTCCGTCTCGCGGAAGCCGGGTTCCGGGTCGCCGCCATGGACATGCGAGGAAATGGCGCGTCCAGCACCGGCTGGACGTCCTACACCCGCACCGACGTGGCAGCGGACCTCCTGGCTCTCATCAGGCACTTGGGTGGCCCCGCCGTCATCGTGGGCCACTCGTTCTCCGGCGGCGCCGCCACCATCGCGGCAGCCCAGGGGCCCGAACTGGTCAGCGCCATCGTCGAGATCAGCCCGTTCACCCGTGCCCAGAAGATCGACCTGGGCGCCCTGGTGTCCCACGCCCGCTACCGCAAGGGAATGACGCTGCTCATGGGCACCGGCCTGCTGCGCAGCGTCGGACTGTGGAAGCGCTACCTCGACCACGCCTACCCGGACGTGAAGCCCGCCGGTTTCGCTGCCCACGTCGCGGCCCTCGACGCGGACCTGCGCAGGCCGGGCCGGATGGCCGTCGTCAGTAAAATGGGCATGTCCGCGCCCACCGACGCCGGCGCCGCGCTCGCCGGCATCCAGTGTCCCGCTCTGATCATCGAGGGCTCCCTCGACCCCGACTGGGCCGACCCCAGGGCCGAGGGCGAGGGCATCCTGGCGGAGATGCCCGCAGGACTCGGCCGACTCGAGATGATCGAGGGAGCGGGCCACTACGCACACGCCCAGTTCCCCGCCGAAGCCACTGCGGCCATCCTGGCCTTCCTCAAGGTCGGCGCGCATGGCTAG
- a CDS encoding TetR-like C-terminal domain-containing protein has translation MARAALSANAVVDIALQIVDEGTPAALTLSAVAGRAGVATPSLYKHVSNLAELRELMSARIVNEIADQVGEAVLGRSADEAIRALMTAWRHYAVRNPHRYAALIQSPRPRTAEAGTRLVNIILATLRAYGMEDSAAIHATRCLRAAVHGFAVLEAEGAFGLPEKLDESYDLLIHMMIAGLHAPR, from the coding sequence ATGGCTAGGGCAGCGCTGTCCGCGAACGCGGTCGTCGACATCGCACTGCAGATCGTCGACGAGGGCACCCCCGCCGCCCTGACCTTGTCGGCGGTGGCCGGCCGGGCGGGCGTCGCCACACCGTCCCTCTACAAACACGTGAGCAACCTCGCCGAGCTGCGCGAACTCATGTCGGCACGGATCGTGAACGAGATCGCGGACCAGGTCGGCGAGGCCGTGCTCGGCCGCTCCGCCGACGAGGCGATCCGCGCGCTCATGACGGCCTGGCGGCACTACGCGGTCCGGAACCCGCACCGCTACGCGGCGCTCATCCAGAGCCCCCGGCCGCGGACAGCAGAGGCCGGTACGCGACTGGTCAACATCATTCTGGCCACCCTCCGCGCCTACGGCATGGAGGACTCCGCGGCGATCCACGCGACCCGCTGCCTGCGCGCGGCCGTCCACGGCTTCGCGGTTCTGGAAGCCGAAGGCGCGTTCGGACTTCCCGAGAAACTCGACGAGAGCTACGACCTGCTGATCCACATGATGATCGCGGGACTGCACGCGCCTCGTTGA
- a CDS encoding LysM peptidoglycan-binding domain-containing protein: MPAKGKHRRPRNGRLTQGFVAAGAGAAFVLPIVVAATAHATPSARPVTAERAMAPAVGAVAAVAATTAVPTTYTVAAGDTLATIADKYSLSGGWKRLYTDNRRVIGGDPAVLSPGITLTIGAKAETAAGGAPVAKYATYSDNLDGWIKESLDIMARHGIPGSYEGIHRNVMRESSGNPRAVNNWDSNAAAGIPSKGLLQIIDPTFRAYHVPGTAMDSFDPVANITAACNYAAARYGSIDNVNSAY; this comes from the coding sequence ATGCCTGCGAAGGGTAAGCACCGCCGCCCCAGGAACGGTCGACTCACTCAAGGTTTCGTCGCCGCGGGTGCGGGTGCCGCGTTCGTCCTGCCGATCGTCGTCGCCGCCACCGCGCACGCCACGCCGTCGGCTCGGCCCGTCACCGCCGAAAGGGCGATGGCTCCGGCCGTCGGAGCCGTCGCGGCAGTCGCCGCGACGACGGCCGTCCCCACGACATACACGGTGGCAGCGGGGGACACCCTCGCGACGATCGCCGACAAGTACTCCTTGAGCGGTGGCTGGAAGAGGCTGTACACGGACAATCGGAGGGTCATCGGTGGCGACCCGGCGGTGCTGAGTCCCGGCATCACGCTGACCATTGGCGCGAAGGCCGAGACTGCCGCAGGCGGTGCCCCCGTTGCGAAGTACGCGACGTACTCCGACAACCTCGACGGCTGGATCAAGGAATCGCTGGACATCATGGCCAGGCACGGGATTCCCGGTTCCTATGAAGGAATCCACCGAAACGTCATGCGCGAGTCCTCGGGCAATCCACGGGCCGTCAACAACTGGGACTCCAACGCCGCTGCCGGAATACCGTCCAAGGGGCTCCTGCAGATAATCGACCCGACCTTCCGCGCTTATCACGTGCCCGGTACGGCGATGGACAGTTTCGACCCGGTCGCCAACATCACTGCTGCGTGCAACTACGCCGCCGCCAGGTACGGTTCGATCGACAATGTGAACAGCGCCTACTGA
- a CDS encoding protein phosphatase: MITAWEHTTTGVLRLPSGRLVRGRGLSRPLPAGPQPTFALYLLGHEPPPVAWEARWLRWPDFWLPSDRTATGNALREAWARAEAERVEIACAGGRGRTGTALACLAVLDGVPNREAVAYVREHYASSAVETPWQRRFVSRFKP, encoded by the coding sequence GTGATCACCGCCTGGGAGCACACGACGACGGGCGTGCTGCGACTGCCTTCGGGCCGGCTCGTCCGGGGCCGGGGGCTCAGCCGCCCCCTTCCGGCAGGGCCGCAGCCCACCTTCGCCCTGTATCTGCTGGGCCACGAGCCGCCTCCCGTCGCCTGGGAGGCCCGCTGGCTGCGGTGGCCGGACTTCTGGTTGCCGTCCGACCGCACGGCGACGGGGAACGCGCTGCGCGAGGCATGGGCACGCGCCGAGGCCGAGCGCGTCGAGATTGCCTGCGCCGGCGGACGGGGACGTACCGGTACGGCGCTGGCCTGCCTCGCGGTTCTGGACGGGGTGCCCAACCGCGAGGCGGTCGCCTACGTCCGGGAGCACTACGCGTCAAGCGCTGTGGAGACACCCTGGCAGCGCCGTTTCGTTTCCCGCTTCAAGCCATGA
- a CDS encoding carboxymuconolactone decarboxylase family protein — translation MDARLNVFGNPTAGKFLKHIVSAGKVVADSTLPPATQELVKIRASQINGCGFCLDMHTKEAAVAGETSVRLNLVAAWREATVFTEAERAALELAEQGTRLADAAGGVTDEAWANAAKHYDEEQLAALVSLIAVINAFNRMNVIIQQPAGDYQPGQFG, via the coding sequence ATGGATGCCCGTTTGAACGTCTTCGGCAACCCGACCGCAGGCAAGTTCCTGAAGCACATCGTCTCGGCAGGCAAGGTGGTCGCGGACTCGACTCTGCCTCCCGCGACGCAGGAACTGGTGAAGATCCGCGCGAGTCAGATCAACGGCTGCGGCTTCTGCCTCGACATGCACACCAAGGAGGCCGCCGTGGCCGGTGAGACGTCGGTGCGCCTCAACCTGGTCGCGGCGTGGCGCGAGGCCACGGTCTTCACCGAGGCCGAGCGCGCGGCGCTGGAGCTGGCGGAGCAGGGCACCCGCCTCGCCGACGCGGCCGGCGGGGTCACGGACGAGGCCTGGGCGAACGCCGCCAAGCACTACGACGAGGAGCAGCTCGCCGCCCTGGTGTCCCTGATCGCCGTCATCAACGCCTTCAACCGGATGAACGTCATCATCCAGCAGCCCGCCGGCGACTACCAGCCCGGCCAGTTCGGATAA
- a CDS encoding cytochrome P450, with protein sequence MTETGDATTCPFDFSDALEFDPSLAELMARDSITRIRLPYGDADAWLVTGFDEVRQVTTDHRFSRAGIMGHDYPRLTPEPIVAPESINVMDPPRSSRLRQLASQAFTKRHVDRMRPAITRLADTLLDEMAEQGPPADLAYHLSEKFPQHTICELLGIPAEDRSRMQEYAHQLLSTGPDGRQAAAAAKAELRAYFGEMVGERRRVPEDDLISALAAAKDGEDVLDDQELAVMALTLMLSGHDTATCQISNMVYLLLTRPELMEQLRSRPETLTTVLDELLRFIPFRKGVGIPRVALEDVEMGGVRIRAGDFVHVSYLTANRDPERYTDPDEIDPDRQALPHMTFGWGGHRCIAAPLAMAELEVAIGRLVERFPALRLAVPAEEVRWDTETIRRFPIELPVAW encoded by the coding sequence ATGACCGAAACCGGCGATGCAACCACCTGTCCGTTCGACTTCAGCGACGCCCTCGAGTTCGACCCCTCGCTGGCGGAGCTGATGGCCCGCGACTCCATCACCCGGATCCGGCTGCCGTACGGCGACGCCGACGCTTGGCTCGTCACCGGGTTCGACGAGGTACGGCAGGTGACCACCGATCACCGGTTCAGCCGGGCGGGGATCATGGGTCATGACTATCCACGGCTGACGCCGGAGCCGATCGTCGCCCCGGAGTCGATCAATGTGATGGACCCGCCGCGCAGCAGCAGGCTGCGGCAGCTGGCCTCGCAGGCGTTCACCAAGCGGCATGTGGACCGTATGCGGCCGGCGATCACAAGGCTCGCGGACACACTGCTCGACGAGATGGCCGAGCAGGGGCCGCCGGCGGATCTGGCGTATCACCTGTCGGAGAAGTTCCCTCAGCACACCATCTGCGAGCTGCTGGGGATCCCTGCCGAGGACCGGTCACGGATGCAGGAGTACGCGCACCAGCTGCTCTCCACCGGCCCGGACGGCCGGCAGGCCGCGGCAGCCGCCAAGGCGGAGCTGCGGGCGTACTTCGGCGAAATGGTCGGCGAGCGGCGACGTGTCCCCGAGGACGATCTGATCAGCGCGCTGGCCGCGGCCAAGGACGGCGAGGACGTGCTCGACGACCAGGAGCTGGCGGTCATGGCGCTGACACTCATGCTCAGCGGGCATGACACGGCGACCTGCCAGATCAGCAACATGGTCTACCTGCTCCTGACCCGTCCCGAGCTGATGGAGCAGCTCAGGAGCCGGCCGGAGACCCTGACCACCGTGCTGGACGAGCTCCTCCGCTTCATTCCCTTCCGTAAGGGCGTCGGCATTCCCCGGGTGGCCCTGGAGGACGTCGAGATGGGAGGGGTACGGATCCGGGCCGGCGACTTCGTCCATGTGTCGTACCTGACAGCGAACCGCGATCCTGAGCGCTACACGGACCCAGATGAGATCGACCCCGATCGCCAGGCCCTGCCGCACATGACCTTCGGCTGGGGCGGACACCGGTGCATCGCCGCGCCGCTGGCGATGGCGGAGCTGGAGGTGGCGATCGGGCGGCTGGTGGAGCGGTTCCCGGCGCTGCGGCTGGCGGTGCCGGCGGAGGAGGTGCGCTGGGACACGGAGACCATCCGGCGCTTCCCGATCGAGCTGCCGGTGGCCTGGTAG
- a CDS encoding GNAT family N-acetyltransferase — translation MSAVTRHDEQRQTLAGPDGVPVLTYIRGIRDGHPWADLAEVVGPDPVPSILDGMSGWAVSGSAHLGEQLIQHGARIMRHAHSMQRDLVSDPPPPDWSSLSLPDGLRVVPCDRGARELFPAWRAAFSPEHPDHYRGSDAQALDAELTPLLAGDVLGPVMSCSRLAVDEADRVVAGVIVTNRDGLPWIATVFRRPGPRHSGLGSRLLRRVLADAASHGLTEIALVVSDANPARGLYEKLGFRLTSTSLTVVVP, via the coding sequence ATGTCAGCCGTGACTCGACACGATGAACAGCGCCAGACTCTCGCCGGCCCCGATGGGGTGCCGGTCCTGACCTACATCCGGGGCATCCGCGACGGCCATCCCTGGGCCGACCTGGCGGAGGTGGTGGGACCGGATCCGGTGCCGTCCATCCTCGACGGCATGTCGGGATGGGCGGTCTCGGGGTCCGCACATCTGGGCGAACAACTGATCCAGCACGGTGCGCGCATCATGCGGCACGCCCACAGCATGCAGCGTGACCTGGTCTCGGACCCACCTCCGCCCGACTGGTCGTCCTTGAGCCTGCCGGACGGACTTCGCGTGGTTCCCTGCGACCGTGGAGCCCGTGAGCTGTTCCCGGCGTGGCGTGCCGCTTTCTCACCCGAACACCCTGATCACTACCGGGGCAGCGACGCACAGGCGCTCGATGCGGAACTGACCCCGCTCTTGGCAGGTGACGTACTCGGACCGGTCATGTCATGCAGCAGACTGGCGGTCGACGAAGCGGACCGCGTGGTCGCCGGGGTGATCGTCACGAACCGCGACGGCCTTCCCTGGATCGCGACGGTCTTCCGCCGGCCGGGCCCCCGTCATTCCGGTCTCGGGTCCAGGCTTCTGCGTCGGGTGCTCGCCGATGCCGCGTCCCACGGCCTGACGGAGATCGCGCTCGTGGTGAGCGATGCGAATCCGGCCCGCGGCCTGTACGAGAAGCTCGGTTTCCGGCTCACGAGCACCTCTCTCACGGTCGTCGTCCCCTGA
- a CDS encoding helix-turn-helix transcriptional regulator: MHPLRAIGLTATAEDIYLALVQRGPTKSAALASILRVAPDAVDAAADELSGMGLVEPDGERLVARPPRAALDALAEIRAKELGALRDSADELSQFWRDHHAEGPGYIEIVRMEEAREALARRVQDEAVHQVRALSIGPSGRLAAPPKVAPGCLEALARGVAYSVVYGARILRDPIGREAIQTCVNLGERARVFPNVALNLMICDDRFAVVAAPARDPQRRHHIAVQRSALLDGLIGVFEAYWQMAVPLPAGDESMDDVGAAPTDDARQLLTYLSSGLTDESIARELGVSERTVARRIARLQEVLGAQTRFQLGVQASRRGWL; the protein is encoded by the coding sequence ATGCATCCACTTCGGGCCATCGGCCTCACCGCGACCGCTGAGGACATCTACCTCGCGCTCGTTCAGCGCGGCCCGACGAAGTCGGCCGCGCTGGCGAGCATCCTGCGGGTGGCTCCGGACGCCGTCGATGCGGCGGCCGACGAACTGTCCGGCATGGGACTGGTGGAACCGGACGGCGAACGGCTCGTCGCCCGCCCCCCGCGCGCCGCGCTCGACGCCCTCGCGGAGATCCGCGCCAAGGAACTCGGTGCCTTGCGGGACAGCGCCGACGAACTCTCCCAGTTCTGGCGCGACCACCACGCCGAAGGCCCCGGATACATCGAGATCGTCCGGATGGAGGAGGCCCGTGAAGCGCTTGCCCGGCGCGTCCAGGACGAGGCGGTGCACCAGGTTCGCGCTCTGTCCATCGGACCCTCCGGCCGTCTCGCCGCGCCCCCGAAGGTGGCCCCGGGCTGTCTGGAGGCGCTCGCACGTGGCGTTGCGTACTCAGTGGTCTACGGCGCCCGGATACTGCGTGACCCGATAGGCCGGGAGGCCATCCAGACCTGCGTCAACCTCGGTGAACGCGCCCGCGTCTTCCCCAACGTCGCACTGAACCTGATGATCTGTGACGACCGCTTCGCCGTCGTCGCCGCACCCGCGCGCGATCCCCAGCGGCGCCACCACATCGCCGTCCAGCGATCCGCCCTGCTCGACGGCCTCATCGGCGTGTTCGAGGCGTACTGGCAGATGGCTGTTCCGCTCCCCGCCGGCGACGAGTCGATGGACGACGTCGGCGCCGCGCCCACCGACGACGCCCGGCAGCTCCTCACCTACCTCAGCAGCGGACTCACCGACGAGTCCATCGCCCGCGAACTCGGCGTCAGCGAACGGACGGTGGCTCGCCGTATCGCCCGCCTCCAGGAAGTCCTGGGCGCGCAGACCCGCTTCCAGCTCGGCGTCCAGGCCAGCCGACGCGGTTGGCTCTGA
- a CDS encoding serine/threonine protein kinase, protein MRSGEVLNGRYRLDERLGAGGFGVVWKAHDPQVQRAVAVKIGVPRSAREGLRMAREAKLNGNLPHPHIATVYDFGETDRDGERTLYLVMELIDGEPLSAILARELPPLDSALEWAAQICGALAAAHDAGVVHRDIKPANVMINRSGAVKVLDFGIAREQTGVTRLTSENTIIGSLPYMAPERWTNKDVDGRADLYALGCMLLELCTGRLPFRGEEWQEFCVQHTAAAPPVPSSLRPGLPAALDELVGELLAKDPAGRPGHAREVEQRLRAILAHAAAGTHRAAGRGQPHNREPETVGVRRAAARPQATPNPGGFSGEPYAPVAPHPRAPRLRRRRWLASAAAVGAVSAIAVAAWQFLPLGGGTGDVGAKGLTPGSTRSPATPGAQGGAGRSGTPTPSQTPSTPPSADPTPSRSPAARPKPRPPAPPTGSPARRTVAPKPPALPTGWFRLTNAASRMCLSVPDGSTKAAEGIVQAECGGGPEQFWQLTEEGRGSSGTVYSIRNGNSGLCLSVDAARKEEGVVVTQYLCGDEDGLFPDQYWTFRYDTTYRAWQLISRNSGKCVAVRDGGGNLEQALQLSCGSDAWLVWRT, encoded by the coding sequence ATGCGATCGGGTGAGGTGCTGAACGGCCGCTATCGGCTGGACGAGCGGCTGGGCGCCGGCGGCTTCGGCGTGGTCTGGAAGGCGCACGACCCGCAGGTGCAGCGCGCGGTGGCCGTCAAGATCGGCGTGCCCCGGTCGGCCCGGGAGGGCCTGCGCATGGCACGCGAGGCCAAGCTCAACGGCAATCTCCCGCATCCGCACATAGCGACCGTGTACGACTTCGGAGAGACGGACCGCGACGGGGAGCGCACGCTCTACCTGGTCATGGAACTCATCGACGGTGAGCCACTGTCCGCGATCCTTGCGCGGGAGCTCCCGCCGCTCGACTCCGCCCTGGAGTGGGCCGCGCAGATCTGCGGAGCGCTGGCCGCCGCGCACGACGCGGGCGTGGTCCATCGGGACATCAAACCCGCGAACGTGATGATCAACCGTTCGGGCGCGGTCAAGGTGCTGGACTTCGGCATCGCCCGCGAGCAGACCGGGGTGACCCGGCTGACCAGCGAGAACACCATCATCGGCTCGTTGCCCTACATGGCGCCGGAACGCTGGACGAACAAGGACGTCGACGGGCGGGCCGATCTCTACGCACTGGGCTGCATGCTGCTGGAACTGTGCACCGGGCGGCTGCCGTTCCGGGGCGAGGAGTGGCAGGAGTTCTGCGTCCAGCACACCGCGGCCGCGCCTCCGGTGCCGAGTTCGCTGCGCCCGGGCCTGCCGGCCGCGCTCGACGAGCTGGTGGGGGAGCTGCTTGCCAAGGATCCCGCCGGCCGGCCGGGGCACGCACGTGAGGTCGAGCAGCGGTTACGGGCGATCCTGGCCCATGCCGCGGCCGGGACTCACAGGGCAGCGGGGCGGGGGCAGCCGCACAACCGGGAGCCGGAGACCGTCGGGGTCCGCCGGGCTGCGGCCCGCCCCCAGGCCACCCCGAACCCGGGCGGCTTCTCGGGGGAACCGTATGCCCCGGTGGCTCCTCATCCGCGGGCACCCCGGCTCCGGCGCCGCAGGTGGCTCGCGAGCGCCGCGGCGGTCGGGGCGGTGAGCGCGATCGCCGTTGCCGCCTGGCAGTTCTTACCGCTCGGCGGCGGTACGGGCGACGTCGGTGCGAAGGGGCTAACGCCCGGCAGTACCCGGAGCCCGGCCACACCCGGTGCGCAGGGCGGAGCCGGCCGCTCGGGCACCCCCACCCCGTCGCAGACTCCGAGCACCCCCCCGAGCGCGGACCCCACGCCGAGCCGCTCCCCGGCCGCCCGGCCGAAACCGCGGCCCCCGGCTCCGCCGACCGGCAGCCCGGCACGCCGTACGGTCGCCCCGAAGCCGCCCGCGCTGCCCACCGGCTGGTTTCGGCTCACCAACGCGGCCAGCCGGATGTGCCTGTCCGTGCCCGACGGCAGCACGAAGGCGGCCGAAGGCATCGTCCAGGCCGAATGCGGGGGCGGTCCGGAGCAGTTCTGGCAGCTCACCGAGGAGGGGAGGGGCAGCTCGGGCACCGTGTACTCGATCCGCAACGGCAACAGCGGCCTCTGCCTGTCCGTCGATGCCGCCCGCAAGGAGGAAGGGGTGGTCGTCACCCAGTACCTGTGCGGTGACGAGGACGGCCTCTTCCCCGACCAGTACTGGACGTTCCGCTACGACACCACCTATCGCGCCTGGCAGTTGATCAGCAGGAACAGCGGCAAGTGCGTAGCGGTCCGCGACGGCGGCGGCAACCTGGAACAGGCTCTGCAGCTGTCGTGCGGCAGCGATGCGTGGCTCGTCTGGCGCACCTGA
- a CDS encoding gala protein: MTQPTPVRCPAIEHPDIPISDPVELDSLLARLRSGLPVEADETFPLGTVRVDGRIDLCKQGLGAAGAARLMPVATSSPHAVHVLLGTNAIGNDGARTVAGALTDGHGLHTLYLGCNRIGSEGVTALADALSTDDTVRALWLKRNPVGDDGALALASMLRHNTALRTLDLVNTGLTTDGLRALLDALTGRPRPVERLFLGGNGLTADAAPLLAALIREAGVRELYLPANHLGDDGAAVLAAAADPARPVRLGLGGNGISPAGAQALAGALAGIEALDLGRPPSERSLGAPANATGDEGAHALAAALPGSPLRRLELCHTGLTGRGAKSLLAAVPENTPLEYVGLGPGLPRKVKRSFAQRLRPVGRAHPDLRAIGSVYR; encoded by the coding sequence ATGACGCAGCCGACACCCGTGCGCTGCCCCGCGATCGAGCACCCGGACATTCCGATCAGCGATCCCGTCGAACTGGACTCGTTGCTGGCCCGACTGCGGTCGGGGCTTCCGGTCGAGGCCGACGAGACCTTCCCGCTCGGCACCGTACGCGTGGACGGACGGATCGACCTGTGCAAGCAGGGACTCGGAGCGGCCGGCGCCGCCCGCCTGATGCCCGTCGCCACCTCCTCACCACACGCCGTGCATGTCCTGCTCGGCACCAACGCCATCGGAAACGACGGCGCCCGCACGGTCGCCGGCGCACTCACCGACGGCCACGGCCTGCACACGCTCTACCTCGGCTGCAACCGCATCGGCTCCGAGGGCGTCACCGCGCTCGCCGACGCTCTGTCGACGGACGACACCGTCCGCGCCCTGTGGCTCAAGCGCAATCCGGTGGGCGACGACGGCGCCCTCGCACTCGCCTCGATGCTCCGCCACAACACCGCGCTGCGCACGCTCGACCTGGTCAACACCGGCCTCACCACCGACGGACTGCGTGCCCTGCTCGACGCCCTCACCGGGCGGCCCCGCCCGGTGGAACGCCTCTTCCTCGGTGGCAACGGCCTGACCGCCGACGCCGCCCCGCTGCTGGCGGCCCTGATCCGCGAAGCGGGTGTACGCGAGCTGTACCTCCCCGCGAACCACCTCGGCGACGATGGCGCCGCCGTCCTGGCCGCCGCGGCCGACCCCGCGCGGCCGGTGCGCCTCGGGCTGGGCGGCAACGGCATCAGCCCCGCCGGTGCGCAGGCCCTCGCCGGCGCCCTGGCCGGGATCGAGGCACTCGACCTGGGCCGGCCGCCGTCGGAACGGAGCCTCGGCGCCCCCGCCAACGCCACCGGTGACGAAGGCGCCCACGCGCTGGCCGCCGCGCTGCCGGGCAGCCCGCTGCGCCGGCTGGAGCTGTGCCACACCGGCCTCACCGGGCGGGGCGCGAAGTCCCTGCTGGCGGCGGTGCCCGAGAACACGCCCCTGGAGTACGTCGGTCTGGGGCCCGGCCTGCCCCGCAAGGTGAAGCGGTCCTTCGCCCAGCGCCTGCGGCCCGTGGGCAGGGCCCATCCCGACCTGCGCGCGATAGGAAGTGTCTACCGTTGA